The Thermus oshimai DSM 12092 sequence CCGGGACAACTTCCACTGGAAGATGCCCCTGGAGGACTGGGAGGCGGTGCTCCGGGTGAACCTTACGGGGAGCTTCCTGGTGGCCAGGGCGGCCAGCGCGGCCATGCGGGAGAGGAACCCTGGGAGCATCGTGCTTACCGCAAGCCGGGTGTACCTGGGGAACCTGGGGCAGGCGAACTACGCGGCTTCCAAGGCGGGGGTGGTGGGGCTTACGCGGACCCTAGCGTTGGAGCTGGGGCGGTACGGGATCCGGGTGAACGCGTTGGCGCCGGGGTTTATTGAGACGCGGATGACGGCCAAGGTGCCGGAGAAGGTGCGGGAGAAGGCCATCCAGGCCACGCCTTTGGGGCGGGTGGGGGAGCCTATAGAGGTGGCCTACGCGGCGCTTTTCCTGGTTTCGGACGAGTCCCGCTTCATCACCGGGCAGGTGCTCTTCGTGGACGGGGGGCGCTCCATCGGCGCGGCCCCCGCGTGAGGAGAGGGTATGGACTTCAAGAGGCTGGACGCCTGGCTGGAAGGGCTGGTGGAGGGAGGGCGGCTTCCCGGGGCCGTGGTCCTGGTGGCCCGGGGGGGCGAGCCCCTCTACTTCCGCGCCCTGGGCCACCTGGACCCGGAAAAGGGCCTCCCCATGCGGGAGGACGCCCTTTTCCGGCTCTACTCTATGACCAAGCCCTGGGTCTCCGCCCTGGCCCTCACCTTCGTGGAGGAGGGGACCCTTTCCCTAAGGGACCCCCTGGAGAAGTACCTGCCGGCCTTCGCCCGGCTCCAGGTGGGGCGGGAGGTGGGGGAGGAGGTGGTCTTGGAGCCCTTGAGGCGGCCCCTTCTCGTCTACGACCTCCTCCGCCACACCGCGGGCTTCACCTACGGGGTCTTCTTCGTTTCGCCGGTAAAAAGGCGTTACCTCGAGGCCGGGGTGGACCGCTTTGACCTCCCCCGGGAGGCCTTTTTGGAGCGTCTTTCCGCCCTGCCCCTGCGCTTCCAGCCGGGGGAGGCCTTTGAGTACGGGCTTTCCACCGACGTCCTGGGCCACCTCCTGGAGGCCCTTTCGGGGAAGACCCTGGCCGAGCTGATGGAGGAGCGGGTTTTCGCCCCCTTGGGGATGGGGGACTCGGGCTTCCAGGCTAAAGACCCTGCCCGCCTGGCCCAGCCCTTCCCCAAGGACCCCGAAACCGGCCGGCGCATCGCCCTCCTCCCCGTGGAGGCCCCCCCGCCCCGCTTCGCCGGGGGGATGGGGGGGGTGGGGACGGCCCTGGACTACCTGCGCTTCCTGGAGGCCCTGCGCACCGGGAAGGGCCTCCTCCACCCGGCCCTGGCCCGCCTCATGACCGAGGACCACCTGGGCCCCCTCTACGCCGAAGGGCTTAAGCGGGGCCCCGAGTACCTCCCGGGGCCCGGCTACGGCTTCGGGCTGGGGGTGGCCGTGCGCCTGGGGGCGGGCCTGGCCCCGGGAAGTCCAGGGGAGTTCTTCTGGGCGGGGTTTGGGGGCACCTACTTCTTCGTGGACCCTGCCCTGGAGCTTTCCGCCCTCTTCCTCGCCCAGGCCCCGAACCTCCTCTCCGTGCTGGAACCCGCGCGCGCCTTCCACTCCTTCTACGGGGACCGGCTTTGGCTTCACTTCAAGACCCAGGTCTACGCGGCGCTCTAGCCTTCCACGTGGACTCGGGGACGCTTTTGGGGGTTGGGCTCGGCCCGGCGCAGGACCTCGTGGGTGAGGGTGGGAACATCGCCCTCGCCAAAAAGGAGGAACTCAATGGCCGCGTGGAGAGGCCCTTCCTCGGGCCACTCAAAGTAGATGTGGGGCACCTTGCCCGTGCGGTCCCGAAGGTAGAGGAGGAAGGCGGCCAGGGTGTTCGGCGCCGCGGCCCCTAGGATGCGGAAGACCTGGTGGTCGGGGTGGTCGATGCCCCAGACCTTGGCCTTGGTTTTGAACTCCGAGGGGTCAGGGATGTAAACCTCCACGAAGTAGACGGGTTCCTTGGCCGGGAGATGGGCGCTCCCTCGCACCCGTCTTTCCTTGGCGGCGTAATCCGGCCTGGAACGCGGCCGGTGGGCGATGAGATGAACGGGGCTTTCCTGGGCCTTTATTCGCGCCGCCAGCCCTTCCGCCACCTCGTCCAGGACGAAGGTTTCCACCCGGAGTTCAAAGGAGCGGAGGGCCCTGGAGGTCAAGGAGACGAGGAGGGTGGCGGCGATGAAAAAGGCTGCGATCTTGATCCCGTCGGGCCTTTCCAGGATATTGGCCACCAGGACATAGAGGAAAAGGAGGGTAAGCCCGCCGTAGAGCTTTTGGTGGGGGTTTTGTTCTCTTTGGGCCAGGAGGTAGGCGGCCAAGGCGGAAGAGGTCATGACCACCAAAACGCCCGTGGCGTAGGCCGCGGCCTGGGCCTCCACGCTGGCCCGGAAGAGCAGGGTGACGGCGAAGGCCACCCCGGTGAAGAAGAGCACCAGGAGGCGTTGCCGCCTGGCCCACTCCGGGGCCATGCCGAAGCGGGGGAGGTAGCGGGGGACGATGGTGAGGAGGCCGGCCATGGCGCTGGCCCCGGCAAACCAGAGGATGGCGATGGAGAAGAGGTCGTAAACCGTGCCGAAGCCCTCCCCCAGATAGCGATGGGCCAGGTAGCTGATGGCCCGCCCCGAGACCTCCTCGCTCCGCCAGGCCTCCTCGGGGATGAGGAGGGTGGTGGCGGTGCCGGCCGCCACCAAAAAGCCTCCCATGATCAGAGCCGCTGCGAGGAGGAGCTTGTGGGTTTCCCGGATGCGCCCTAAAGGCTTTTGGGGGTCGTCTTCTGGCCGTCCCCGGATGAGGGGCATCACGGCCACGCCCGTTTCGTACCCGGAAAGCCCCAGGGCCAGCTTGGGGAAGGCCAGGAAGGTGGCGAGGACCATGGCCTCAGGGGCCGGGTAGGCCTGGAGGAGCCGCGTCCACCAGCCTTCCAGGGCCTCGAGGCTAAGGTGGGGGAGGGCGGCTCCTAGGGTGAGGGCGTTGAGGAGGAGGTAGCCGAGGGAAAGGGGCACGGCGAGCCCGATGGCCTCGCGGAAGCCCAAGTAGAAGACGAGGCCTAAAAGGGCGATGAGGAGGAGGGTGAGGCCCACCTGCTGCCCCTCGAGCCAGGAGGGGGCTAGGGGATTGGCGATGAGGTGGACGGCGGCGTCCGCGGCGGAGAGGGTGATGGTGACGATGAAGTCCGTGGCCATGAAGCCCAGGACCACCAGGACCAACACCTTTCCCCGCCAGCCGGGGAGGAGGTGGGTGAGGAGGCCAATGGACCCTTCCCCATGGGGGCTTTCCTCGGCCACGCGGCGGTAGACGGGGTAGACCGCGAGGACGGCGAAGAGGAAGAGGGCCAGGTTAGCGAGGGGCGAGAGGAGGCCTGCGGCCAGGAGGGCGATGCCGGGTTGGTAGCCCAAGGAGGAGAAGAGGTCCACCCCGGTGAGGCAGAGGACCTTCCACCAAGGGTAGCGGCCCTCTTCTTGTTCTTTGGCTTGGGCGGGTGCGGGCTTGGGGATGGGCGCTTCGCCGGGCATGGTTACCCCTGCTGATGAGGGGCCACCCCCACCGCCCGGGCGAGCTCCAGGGGCAGGAGGAAGACCTCCCCCTCCACCTCCACCCGTACCCCCTCCGGGCCCCGCTCCAGCACCCTGAGCTGGGCCCCGGGGCGCAGGTGGAGGTGGGCGAGGAGGTTCAAGGTGCCCGGGTCCTGGGCCAGGGCCCGCACCACCCGGGCCTCCCCCAGGGGGGCTTCGCTTAGGGGGAGGGCGGGGCGCTCCGGCAGGGTGAGCTCGGGGGTGGGGATGGGGTCCCCGTGGGGGTCAAAGGGGGGGTGGCCCAGGGCCTTTGCGATCCGCTCCTCCAGGGCCTCGGAGATCACGTGCTCCAGGCGCTCCGCCTCCTCGTGCACCTCCTCCCAGCCGTAGCCCAGGCTCTGGTGCAGGTAGGTTTCCAGGAGGCGGTGGTGGCGGAGGACCTCCAGGGCTACCTTTCGCCCCGCCTCGGTGAGCCTCGCCCCCCGGTAGGGGCTGTGCTCCACCAGGCCCAGGGCCTTGAGCTTCTTCAGCATCTCCGTTACCGAGGGAGGCTTCACCCCTAGGCGCTCCGCCAGGGCCTGGGTGGGGACGCTGCCCCCCAGGGCTTCCTCCAGGAGGAAGAGCTGCTTGAGGTAGTCCTCCTGGGCTTCGGAAAGGGGTGGGCGGCCCATCGGGTCTAGCCTAGCACCCGCCGGGGATAATGGGGCCATGGACCTCACCCACTACCCCTACCCCTCGAGGCGCTTCGTGGTCCTGGGCCGGCGGGGCGTGGTGGCCACCAGCCAGCCCCTGGCGGCCATGGCCGGGGCGGAAGTCCTCCTGAAAGGGGGGAACGCGGTGGACGCCGCCATCGCCATGGCCGCCTGCCTCACGGTGGTGGAGCCCACCTCCAACGGCCTTGGGGGGGACCTCTTCGCCCTGGTGTGGGACGGCAGGCTCCACGGCCTCAACGCCTCGGGGAAAAGCCCCTTGGCCCTCACGCCGGAAAGGCTTCCCGAAGGGCGGATGCCAGAAAGGGGCTGGTTTCCGGTGACCGTGCCCGGGGCGGTTTCCGGCTGGCGGGCCCTTCACGAGCGCTTTGGGAAGCTTCCCTTCCCCGAGCTCCTCCGCCCCGCCATCCGCCACGCGGAAGAAGGCTTTCCCGTGGGCCCCGAGACCGCCCGGGCCTGGCGGCGGGCGGAGGAGGTCTTCCTCCCTTTGGAAGGCCCCGAGTTCCAGGCCTTCAAGGAGGTCTTCTTCCCCGGGGGGCGGGCCCCCAGGGCGGGGGAGGTCTGGCGGAGCCCCCTCCACGCCAAAACCCTTAGGGAGATCGGGGAAAGCTACGGGGAAAGCCTCTACCGGGGCGCTTTGGCGGAGGCGTTGGCCCGCTTCAGCGCCGAGACCGGGGGGCTCCTCACCCTGGAGGACCTGAGGGCCCACGAACCCCTTTGGGTGGAGCCTCTTTCCGCAGACTACCGGGGGCTCACCCTTTACGAGCTTCCCCCCAACGGCCAGGGGGTGGCGGCCCTTCTGGCCCTCAGGATCCTCGAGGGCCTGGACTTCCACCTGGAGGACCCCCTGGGCTACCACCTCCAGATCGAGGCCATGCGCCTGGCCCTGGCGGACGCTTACCGCCACGTGGCCGACCCCCGCCACATGGAGGTGGCCCCGGAGGCCTTCCTCTCGGAGGTCTACGCGGCGGAAAGGCGGAGGCTCATCGGGGAAAGGGCCCTCCCCCTGCCCCTCCCCGGCCTCAAGCCCGGGGGGACGGTCTACCTGGCCGCGGCGGACGGCGAACTCCTGGTCTCCCTCATCCAGTCCAACTACCAGGGCTTCGGCGCCGGGGTCCTGGTGCCGGGCACGGGGGTGGCCCTCCACAACCGGGGCCTGGGCTTCGCCTTAGAGGAGGGCCACCCCAACCGGGTGGGCCCGGGCAAGCGCCCCTTCCACACCATCATCCCGGGCTTCCTCTTCCGGGAGGGGAGGCCCCTTGGGGCCTTTGGGGTCATGGGGGGGTTCATGCAGCCCCAGGGGCACGTGCAGGTGGTTCTGGCCCTGGCCCATGGGCTTAACCCCCAGGCCGCTTTAGACCGGCCCCGCTGGCAGGTGACCCCCTCGGGGGAGGTGCTGTTGGAGCCCGGGGTGCCCCAGGCGGTGGCCCTCTTCCTCAAGGACCGGGGCCACCGGGTGCGCTACGAGCTCGAGCCCGCCGCCTTCGGCCGGGGGCAGGTGGCCTTCCGCCATGGGGAGGCCCTCCTTGGGGCCAGCGACCCCCGGGCGGAGGGCCTGGCCCTCGCCCTTTAGCCGAGAAGCCCCCTCATCCGGCTCTGGATGAGGTGCACGGCCCTCAAGGGGCTCAGGCGGTAGAGGAGGTCCATGGCCCGGGCGTCCTGCCCCAGGAGGACCCGGAAGCGGTCCTTCTCCACCGCGTCCAGAAGGAGCTGGGCCGCCCGCTCGGGTTCCAAGATGGGCCCCCCCGTCCCCGCCCCCTTTACCTCCACCCCCGAGTGCTGGGCGATCCCCGTGCGCATGGCCCCCGGCAGGGCCAGGGTGACCCGCACGGGGGTGTCCTGGAGCTCCGCCCATAGGGCCTCCGTGAGGAGCTTCACCGCGGCCTTGGAGGCCCCGTAGACCGCTTGTCCCGGAACGGGCAGGAAGCCCCCCATGCTGGAAACGTTCACCAGGTGGGCCACGGGCCGCCTCAGGAGGTGGGGGAGGAAGGCCTTGGTCATGTACACCGTGCCCCAGAAGTTCACCCGGAAGACCCTTTCCATGCTGGGGAGGTCCAGCTCCTGGAAGCGCTTAAAGGGCTGGATGATCCCCGCGTTGTTGATGAGGCCGTCCACCTGGCCGTGGGCCCTTAGGACCTCCTCGGGCAGGGCCCTTACCCGTTCCTCCTGGGTGATATCCAGGGCGTGGAGGCTGAGGCCTTCCGAAGGCCCCGCCTTTGCCCGGGTCTCCTCCAGGCCCTCAGGCCTCAGGTCCACCGCCGCCACCCTGGCCCCCCGTCTTAGGAGCTCCAGGGCCAGGGCCTGGCCCAGGCCGCTCCCTGCTCCCGTGACCACCACCACTTTGCCCTTTAACCGCATGGCCCCACTTTACCCCAAGAGGGCTCAGGCGGCTTCCTCGCATGGGCCCATGCCGAAGCGCCCGTCCCGGTGGGATACTTAGAGGGGGTAGGCGAAGCCCAGGAGGGCCCTCGAGCCCAAGGCCTCCTCCCAGACCTGGGGCAAGGGCCCGAAAACCCCCCGCTCGGGCTTAAGCCCGTGGAGGGCCTCCTGAAAGGCTTTCCTTTCTTCCCAAAGGCTTTCGCCCAAAAGGAGCCGGATCCGCCCCTTCCGCCCCCCAAGCCGCCCGCCCCAGAAGCGGGCCAGGGCGGCGGGGAGCTGCCCCTTGGGCACCGGCAAAGGGGGCTGGTGCAGGGCTTCCCCTTCCAGGGCGAAGAGGGCGAAAAACCCCAAGCTGAGGACGAGCCCCCCTCCAGGGGGGAGCCAGCCTAAGGCGCGGAGCTTTTCCCCGTCCTGGGTGGCCAGGAAAAGTTGCCCTTCCCGCTCCACCCTGAGGAGTTCCGCCAAGACCTCCTTGGGCTCTCGCCTGCCCGCCTCCTCCGCCGCCCGCTCCGCCAGGGCGGCAAGCCCCGGGCCGAAGAGGGGGGTGGCGTGGAGGAGGAGGCGGTGGGGGTATTTCCGGGCCAGGGCCTGCCCCAAGGGGAGGTGGGCCCCAAAGGGGGGGCGGCTTAGGAGGAGGAGTACCCGGTCGTAGAGGGGTAGGAGCCGGGCCAGGGCCGCCTCGAGGCCCTCCTGGGCTGGGTTCCAGAGGAAAAGGCCAAGCTCCTCCGCCGTCCGCTCGCTGAGGCCGGAGGTGTGCTCGGTGAGGATGCCGAGTTCCATGCTTCCAGGCTAAGGGGCCCGGGGAGGACGTTTGTCCTAAACTGAGTCCAGAATCCTCTTGAGCCCCAGCCCCGCCTCCACCCCTTGGGTGCCGTAGTTGTTGTTGAAGATGACGTAGACCACCTCCGCCCGCTCCGCCAGGGTCTTGGCCGCCTGGGCCAGGTCCAAAAGCTCCTCTTCGGAATAGCGCCAGTTGAAGCGCTCGTAGGGTTTCCGGTGGGGCCCCTTCCAGGTTTCGGCGTTCCGCCCGTGGCAGCGGAGGACGGCCACGGGGTGGGTGGGCTCCAGGACCCTGGGGGGGGCCTCGGGGTGGGGCGGGGCGTCCACGCTCACGTGGACCAGGCCCAGGCGCTTTAGCTCCCGCTTCACGAAGCCCCAGGCGGTGTACCACTTGGGATTGCGGAACTCCACCGCCACCACATAGCCCTGGGCCCGCTCCGCAAGGCGTTCCAGGTAGCGGAAGCTCCGGGGCCTGGGCTCCACCCAGGGGGGGAGGCCGAAGTGGAGGTAGCCGAGCTTCCCCACCTGCCTTAAGGGCTCCAGGGCCAGGAGGAAGCGGCCCCAGGCCTCCTCCACCACCTCCTCGGGGATCTCCTTCTGGCTCAGGTGGCCTTCCTGCCGGGGGAGGAGGGCCCTCAGGTCCCTGGGGAGGCGTTCGGCCTCGAGGCCGTGCCCGGTGAAGGCGGAAAAGGCCTTCACGTGGAAGGTGAAGCCCTCCGGGGTCCTTTCCGCCCACTTGGCCACCACCTCGGGGCGGGGGAGGGCGTAGAAGGTGCTGTCCACCTCCACGGTGTCAAAGTGCTGGGCGTAGTAGCGGAGCCGCCCTTCGGGGTCCTTGGCCACCTCCTTGGGGTACCAGCCGGAGGCCAAAAGGGTCTCGTCCGTCCAGCTGGCGGTGCCCACCCGGATGGGGGCCATGCCCTTATGGTAGGCCCTTTAGGGCAGGAAGGCGTCCAGGATCTCCTCCACCTGGTCGGTTTCTATCAGGAAGGCGTCGTGCCCGTGGGGGCTTTTGATCTCCCGGTACCGGGCCCCCGCAAGCCTGGCCGCCTCCCGCACCTCCCAAGGGGGGTAGAGGAGGTCGGTGTCAATCCCCACGAAGAGGCTTGGGATCTCCTTAAGGCGCTTCAGGGCCGCCTCCATTCCCCCCCGGCCCCGGCCCACGTCGTGGGTGTCCATGGCCCGGGAGAGGACCAGGTAGCTTTCCGCGTGGAAGCGCCTTAAGA is a genomic window containing:
- a CDS encoding SDR family oxidoreductase, with protein sequence GAAHGIGRATLELFAKEGARLVACDLEEGPLREAAEGVGALAIPMDVADPRSVEEGFGKALEALGGLDGVVHYAGITRDNFHWKMPLEDWEAVLRVNLTGSFLVARAASAAMRERNPGSIVLTASRVYLGNLGQANYAASKAGVVGLTRTLALELGRYGIRVNALAPGFIETRMTAKVPEKVREKAIQATPLGRVGEPIEVAYAALFLVSDESRFITGQVLFVDGGRSIGAAPA
- a CDS encoding DUF72 domain-containing protein, translated to MAPIRVGTASWTDETLLASGWYPKEVAKDPEGRLRYYAQHFDTVEVDSTFYALPRPEVVAKWAERTPEGFTFHVKAFSAFTGHGLEAERLPRDLRALLPRQEGHLSQKEIPEEVVEEAWGRFLLALEPLRQVGKLGYLHFGLPPWVEPRPRSFRYLERLAERAQGYVVAVEFRNPKWYTAWGFVKRELKRLGLVHVSVDAPPHPEAPPRVLEPTHPVAVLRCHGRNAETWKGPHRKPYERFNWRYSEEELLDLAQAAKTLAERAEVVYVIFNNNYGTQGVEAGLGLKRILDSV
- a CDS encoding amino acid transporter is translated as MPGEAPIPKPAPAQAKEQEEGRYPWWKVLCLTGVDLFSSLGYQPGIALLAAGLLSPLANLALFLFAVLAVYPVYRRVAEESPHGEGSIGLLTHLLPGWRGKVLVLVVLGFMATDFIVTITLSAADAAVHLIANPLAPSWLEGQQVGLTLLLIALLGLVFYLGFREAIGLAVPLSLGYLLLNALTLGAALPHLSLEALEGWWTRLLQAYPAPEAMVLATFLAFPKLALGLSGYETGVAVMPLIRGRPEDDPQKPLGRIRETHKLLLAAALIMGGFLVAAGTATTLLIPEEAWRSEEVSGRAISYLAHRYLGEGFGTVYDLFSIAILWFAGASAMAGLLTIVPRYLPRFGMAPEWARRQRLLVLFFTGVAFAVTLLFRASVEAQAAAYATGVLVVMTSSALAAYLLAQREQNPHQKLYGGLTLLFLYVLVANILERPDGIKIAAFFIAATLLVSLTSRALRSFELRVETFVLDEVAEGLAARIKAQESPVHLIAHRPRSRPDYAAKERRVRGSAHLPAKEPVYFVEVYIPDPSEFKTKAKVWGIDHPDHQVFRILGAAAPNTLAAFLLYLRDRTGKVPHIYFEWPEEGPLHAAIEFLLFGEGDVPTLTHEVLRRAEPNPQKRPRVHVEG
- a CDS encoding gamma-glutamyltransferase family protein gives rise to the protein MDLTHYPYPSRRFVVLGRRGVVATSQPLAAMAGAEVLLKGGNAVDAAIAMAACLTVVEPTSNGLGGDLFALVWDGRLHGLNASGKSPLALTPERLPEGRMPERGWFPVTVPGAVSGWRALHERFGKLPFPELLRPAIRHAEEGFPVGPETARAWRRAEEVFLPLEGPEFQAFKEVFFPGGRAPRAGEVWRSPLHAKTLREIGESYGESLYRGALAEALARFSAETGGLLTLEDLRAHEPLWVEPLSADYRGLTLYELPPNGQGVAALLALRILEGLDFHLEDPLGYHLQIEAMRLALADAYRHVADPRHMEVAPEAFLSEVYAAERRRLIGERALPLPLPGLKPGGTVYLAAADGELLVSLIQSNYQGFGAGVLVPGTGVALHNRGLGFALEEGHPNRVGPGKRPFHTIIPGFLFREGRPLGAFGVMGGFMQPQGHVQVVLALAHGLNPQAALDRPRWQVTPSGEVLLEPGVPQAVALFLKDRGHRVRYELEPAAFGRGQVAFRHGEALLGASDPRAEGLALAL
- a CDS encoding SDR family NAD(P)-dependent oxidoreductase → MRLKGKVVVVTGAGSGLGQALALELLRRGARVAAVDLRPEGLEETRAKAGPSEGLSLHALDITQEERVRALPEEVLRAHGQVDGLINNAGIIQPFKRFQELDLPSMERVFRVNFWGTVYMTKAFLPHLLRRPVAHLVNVSSMGGFLPVPGQAVYGASKAAVKLLTEALWAELQDTPVRVTLALPGAMRTGIAQHSGVEVKGAGTGGPILEPERAAQLLLDAVEKDRFRVLLGQDARAMDLLYRLSPLRAVHLIQSRMRGLLG
- the mntR gene encoding manganese-dependent transcriptional regulator MntR — protein: MGRPPLSEAQEDYLKQLFLLEEALGGSVPTQALAERLGVKPPSVTEMLKKLKALGLVEHSPYRGARLTEAGRKVALEVLRHHRLLETYLHQSLGYGWEEVHEEAERLEHVISEALEERIAKALGHPPFDPHGDPIPTPELTLPERPALPLSEAPLGEARVVRALAQDPGTLNLLAHLHLRPGAQLRVLERGPEGVRVEVEGEVFLLPLELARAVGVAPHQQG
- a CDS encoding serine hydrolase domain-containing protein translates to MDFKRLDAWLEGLVEGGRLPGAVVLVARGGEPLYFRALGHLDPEKGLPMREDALFRLYSMTKPWVSALALTFVEEGTLSLRDPLEKYLPAFARLQVGREVGEEVVLEPLRRPLLVYDLLRHTAGFTYGVFFVSPVKRRYLEAGVDRFDLPREAFLERLSALPLRFQPGEAFEYGLSTDVLGHLLEALSGKTLAELMEERVFAPLGMGDSGFQAKDPARLAQPFPKDPETGRRIALLPVEAPPPRFAGGMGGVGTALDYLRFLEALRTGKGLLHPALARLMTEDHLGPLYAEGLKRGPEYLPGPGYGFGLGVAVRLGAGLAPGSPGEFFWAGFGGTYFFVDPALELSALFLAQAPNLLSVLEPARAFHSFYGDRLWLHFKTQVYAAL